In one window of Henckelia pumila isolate YLH828 chromosome 1, ASM3356847v2, whole genome shotgun sequence DNA:
- the LOC140879106 gene encoding uncharacterized protein produces MASCLVLLDLGSGILRCHQSLRTLPIGLFYLYAARPFCHFLGPTVSCSQSSSSSTVKRVCSWVCQSYYSQQKKTSQFNSTHFMLNLPINSEYLTREQAITVVASLADEAGSMVALSFFYWAIGFTKFRHFMRFYIVSVTCLIKNGNFERAHEVLRCMLRNFGEAGMLKEAADMVLEMQSQGLVLSAHTLNCVLSAVNEVGSVEIAENVFAQMCQRGVIPDPCSFKSMIVAYCRNRRVSGVDRWLNAMFSRGFIVDNATCSLIISVFCEMGSVNRALWAFNKLVEMGFKPNVINYTCLMNGLSNKGSIKRAFELLEEMVGSGLKPNVYTHTALIYGLCKKGWIDKAFRLFLKLVRSENHKPNVHTYTTMIAGYCKEEKMNRAEMLLVKMQEQGLVPNLRTYTTLIDGYSKEGNFHRAYDLMDKMSEEGLTPNSITYNAVIHGLCRKGQVKEAYRLLKRIHQIGLSADKITYTILISESCKMDDTRRALALVNKMIKYCIALDMHTYTTLISAFSRQRKVRECEKIFDDAMKMGHVPTTQTYTSMICGYCRDNNTDMARKTFQMMLDNGCVPDSFTYGALISGLCKESMLDEARTLFEEMVDKGLSPCEVTRMTIAYEFCKKNESSTTMILLEKLDKKPWVRTISTLIRKLCSESKAEIAAQFFDKLLDVNQTVDRVTLAAFLNACYDSNNYSLIADMSQKITREKRKDAMGEFGAGAAYG; encoded by the exons ATGGCGTCCTGCCTTGTCTTACTTGATCTGGGCAGCGGTATCCTACGCTGCCACCAATCACTAAGAACTCTTCCCATTGGCCTCTTTTATCTCTATGCTGCCAGACCCTTTTGCCACTTCCTCGGTCCGACAGTTAGCTGCTCTCAATCTTCATCATCTTCGACAGTCAAAAGAGTCTGCTCCTGGGTTTGCCAATCATACTACTCTCAACAGAAAAAAACGTCCCAATTCAATTCGACGCATTTCATGCTGAATTTGCCTATAAACTCTGAATATTTGACCCGAGAACAGGCAATCACCGTGGTGGCCTCGTTGGCTGACGAGGCAGGCTCAATGGTGGCATTGAGCTTCTTTTACTGGGCCATTGGGTTTACTAAATTTAGGCACTTTATGAGGTTTTACATTGTGTCAGTTACCTGCTTGATTAAAAATGGAAACTTTGAGAGAGCCCATGAGGTTTTGCGATGTATGCTGAGGAATTTCGGTGAGGCTGGGATGTTGAAGGAAGCTGCTGATATGGTTCTTGAAATGCAGAGCCAGGGGTTGGTTTTGAGTGCCCACACCTTGAATTGTGTCTTAAGCGCAGTGAATGAGGTGGGTAGTGTTGAGATTGCTGAGAATGTGTTTGCTCAAATGTGTCAGAGGGGCGTGATACCTGATCCCTGTAGTTTTAAGTCAATGATTGTGGCGTATTGTCGAAACAGGAGAGTTTCAGGTGTTGATAGATGGTTGAATGCAATGTTTAGTAGAGGATTTATTGTGGACAATGCTACGTGTAGTTTGATTATCAGTGTGTTTTGTGAGATGGGTTCCGTGAATAGAGCTTTATGGGCATTTAATAAGCTGGTTGAGATGGGATTCAAACCAAATGTTATTAATTATACTTGTTTAATGAATGGGTTGAGCAACAAGGGCAGCATCAAGCGAGCATTTGAATTACTAGAGGAGATGGTTGGGAGTGGCTTGAAGCCAAATGTATATACTCATACTGCATTGATTTACGGTCTTTGTAAAAAAGGTTGGATTGATAAAGCATTTAGGCTTTTCTTGAAACTTGTTAGGAGCGAAAATCACAAGCCAAACGTGCACACATATACAACCATGATTGCCGGATACTGTAAAGAGGAAAAGATGAACCGTGCAGAGATGTTGCTAGTCAAAATGCAGGAACAAGGATTGGTGCCTAACTTGAGAACCTATACTACCCTTATTGATGGTTATTCTAAGGAGGGAAATTTCCACCGAGCATATGATTTAATGGACAAAATGAGTGAAGAGGGTTTAACTCCTAATAGTATTACGTATAATGCTGTTATTCATGGCCTCTGTAGAAAAGGACAGGTTAAGGAGGCCTATCGGTTGCTGAAAAGAATCCATCAGATTGGACTCTCCGCCGATAAAATTACGTACACCATTCTTATATCCGAGAGCTGCAAGATGGATGATACTAGAAGAGCTTTGGCACTTGTAAATAAGATGATCAAGTACTGTATTGCTCTTGATATGCACACTTATACAACTTTGATCTCTGCATTTTCTAGGCAACGGAAAGTAAGAGAATGTGAAAAAATATTTGATGATGCTATGAAAATGGGCCATGTCCCAACCACACAAACATATACATCTATGATTTGTGGGTATTGTCGAGATAATAATACTGACATGGCTAGAAAAACTTTCCAAATGATGTTGGACAATGGATGTGTACCTGATAGTTTTACTTATGGGGCATTAATAAGCGGCCTTTGCAAGGAATCCATGTTGGATGAGGCTAGAACACTTTTTGAGGAAATGGTAGACAAAGGTCTGTCTCCATGTGAAGTTACTCGGATGACAATAGCTTATGAGTTTTGCAAGAAAAATGAATCTTCAACCACAATGATCCTGCTAGAAAAATTAGACAAAAAGCCATGGGTGCGCACCATTAGTACCTTGATCAGAAAGCTTTGTAGTGAGAGTAAAGCAGAGATCGCTGCCCAGTTTTTTGATAAACTGTTGGATGTAAACCAAACTGTTGATCGTGTAACACTGGCAGCATTTTTGAATGCGTGTTATGACAGTAACAATTATTCACTCATTGCTGATATGTCCCAGAAGATAACAAGGGAGAAAAG GAAGGATGCAATGGGCGAATTTGGTGCAGGGGCAGCATATGGGTGA
- the LOC140871961 gene encoding cytochrome c6, chloroplastic isoform X2 codes for MGFVGCTANWRWQYRGARWSAERRHTRPQQFLTSLMAPTCAMATTTALSKQIVGGTGQDHSIHKHPQVKLFKYLAPPLIATVFALSPLSISNISAPTHVALGQTMDAQKAGTLFRRACIGCHDGGGNIIQPGATLFLKDLQRNGVDTEEEIYRVTYFGKGRMPGFGENCTPRGQCTFGPRLQEDEIKLLAEFVKSQADQNWPTIEDNGD; via the exons ATGGGTTTCGTCGGTTGCACAGCAAATTGGCGGTGGCAGTATAGAGGAGCTCGGTGGAGTGCAGAGCGGAGACACACACGGCCGCAGCAATTTCTCACGTCACTCATGGCGCCTACTTGTGCTATGGCTACTACTACCGCTCTTTCGAAACAG ATTGTTGGAGGAACAGGTCAGGATCACTCTATTCACAAACATCCTCAAGTAAAGTTGTTCAAATACTTGGCTCCGCCGCTAATCGCCACCGTTTTCGCCTTATCCCCTCTCTCCATCTCCAACATTTCGGCCCCAACTCATG TGGCACTTGGGCAAACCATGGATGCTCAGAAAGCTGGTACCTTGTTCCGCCGAGCTTGCATAGGATGCCATGACGGTGGAGGAAACATTATTCAGCCC GGTGCAACACTCTTCTTGAAAGACCTACAAAG AAACGGAGTTGATACAGAAGAGGAAATATATCGAGTGACATATTTCGGGAAGGGAAGGATGCCA GGCTTTGGTGAGAACTGCACACCCCGGGGTCAGTGCACGTTTGGACCACGGCTACAAGAAGATGAGATCAAACTTTTAGCTGAATTTGTGAAATCGCAGGCTGATCAAAACTGGCCTACCATTGAAGATAATGGAGATTAG
- the LOC140871961 gene encoding cytochrome c6, chloroplastic isoform X1, which yields MGFVGCTANWRWQYRGARWSAERRHTRPQQFLTSLMAPTCAMATTTALSKQRSQIVGGTGQDHSIHKHPQVKLFKYLAPPLIATVFALSPLSISNISAPTHVALGQTMDAQKAGTLFRRACIGCHDGGGNIIQPGATLFLKDLQRNGVDTEEEIYRVTYFGKGRMPGFGENCTPRGQCTFGPRLQEDEIKLLAEFVKSQADQNWPTIEDNGD from the exons ATGGGTTTCGTCGGTTGCACAGCAAATTGGCGGTGGCAGTATAGAGGAGCTCGGTGGAGTGCAGAGCGGAGACACACACGGCCGCAGCAATTTCTCACGTCACTCATGGCGCCTACTTGTGCTATGGCTACTACTACCGCTCTTTCGAAACAG AGAAGCCAGATTGTTGGAGGAACAGGTCAGGATCACTCTATTCACAAACATCCTCAAGTAAAGTTGTTCAAATACTTGGCTCCGCCGCTAATCGCCACCGTTTTCGCCTTATCCCCTCTCTCCATCTCCAACATTTCGGCCCCAACTCATG TGGCACTTGGGCAAACCATGGATGCTCAGAAAGCTGGTACCTTGTTCCGCCGAGCTTGCATAGGATGCCATGACGGTGGAGGAAACATTATTCAGCCC GGTGCAACACTCTTCTTGAAAGACCTACAAAG AAACGGAGTTGATACAGAAGAGGAAATATATCGAGTGACATATTTCGGGAAGGGAAGGATGCCA GGCTTTGGTGAGAACTGCACACCCCGGGGTCAGTGCACGTTTGGACCACGGCTACAAGAAGATGAGATCAAACTTTTAGCTGAATTTGTGAAATCGCAGGCTGATCAAAACTGGCCTACCATTGAAGATAATGGAGATTAG
- the LOC140871717 gene encoding phosphatase IMPL1, chloroplastic isoform X1, producing MPRKTTRAAEQTNRESTGMGRNLVLSSSFALNLSRFSHKPTSRFSLPVSIRALSLSQRVFCTKAVLSKLPNQKSFRKVGAESTGSVPFDQLLHVVQTSAETGAQVVMDAVNKPRNITYKGLTDLVTDTDKMSEAAILHVVRKNFQDHLILGEEGGLIGDSSSDYLWCIDPLDGTTNFAHGYPSFAVSVGVLFKGKPAAATVVEFVGGPKCWNTRTFSAAAGKGAFCNGDKIYASQTDKVEQALLVTGFGYEHDDAWATNIELFKEFTDISRGVRRLGAASVDMCHVALGIVEAYWEYRLKPWDMAAGVLQIVEEAGGTVSCMDGCNFSVFDRSVLVSNGILHAKLLERIGPATEKLKIKGIDFSHWYKPENYCTQP from the exons ATGCCAAGGAAG ACCACACGAGCAGCTGAACAGACGAACAGAGAATCTACCGGAATGGGAAGAAACCTTGTACTCTCGTCTTCATTCGCACTCAATCTCTCCAGATTTTCTCATAAACCCACGTCAAGATTCTCGCTCCCAGTGAGTATCAGAGCTCTTTCGCTGTCTCAAAGGGTGTTTTGCACAAAGGCTGTTCTCTCAAAGCTTCCCAATCAAAAATCTTTCCGCAAAGTGGGTGCTGAATCAACGGGCTCCGTTCCTTTTGATCAGCTACTTCATGTTGTTCAAACTTCTGCTGAGACTGGTGCCCAG GTCGTAATGGATGCTGTGAATAAGCCTCGAAATATCACCTATAAGGGACTCACTGATCTGGTGACTGA TACAGATAAAATGAGCGAGGCTGCTATTCTGCACGTGGTGCGAAAAAACTTCCAAGATCACTTAATTCTTGGGGAAGAGGGAGGTCTCATTGGGGATTCATCTTCTGATTATCTTTGGTGTATTGATCCCTTAG ATGGGACCACAAATTTCGCTCATGGCTATCCTAGCTTTGCCGTCTCTGTGGGAGTCTTGTTCAAAGGAAAGCCTGCTGCTGCTACAGTG GTCGAGTTTGTTGGTGGACCTAAATGTTGGAATACTCGGACTTTTTCTGCTGCTGCAG GTAAAGGTGCATTCTGCAACGGCGACAAGATTTATGCAAGTCAAACAGATAAG GTCGAACAAGCGCTTCTTGTTACTGGGTTTGGATATGAACACGACGATGCCTGGGCTACCAATATAGAATTATTCAAGGAATTCACTGATATTAGTCGG GGTGTGAGAAGGCTTGGTGCAGCATCAGTAGACATGTGTCATGTAGCTCTGGGGATTGTGGAAGCGTATTGGGAGTATCGGCTTAAACCATGGGATATGGCTGCTGGTGTTCTG CAGATAGTTGAAGAGGCTGGGGGGACAGTTTCTTGCATGGATGGGTGCAATTTTTCAGTTTTTGATAGATCTGTCTTGGTATCCAATGGTATCCTTCATGCTAAG CTTCTTGAGAGAATTGGTCCAGCAACAGAGAAATTGAAGATCAAAGGCATTGACTTCTCACACTGGTATAAGCCTGAAAATTACTGCACACAACCCTGA
- the LOC140871717 gene encoding phosphatase IMPL1, chloroplastic isoform X2 produces MPRKTTRAAEQTNRESTGMGRNLVLSSSFALNLSRFSHKPTSRFSLPVSIRALSLSQRVFCTKAVLSKLPNQKSFRKVGAESTGSVPFDQLLHVVQTSAETGAQVVMDAVNKPRNITYKGLTDLVTDTDKMSEAAILHVVRKNFQDHLILGEEGGLIGDSSSDYLWCIDPLDGTTNFAHGYPSFAVSVGVLFKGKPAAATVVEFVGGPKCWNTRTFSAAAGKGAFCNGDKIYASQTDKVEQALLVTGFGYEHDDAWATNIELFKEFTDISRGVRRLGAASVDMCHVALGIVEAYWEYRLKPWDMAAGVLIVEEAGGTVSCMDGCNFSVFDRSVLVSNGILHAKLLERIGPATEKLKIKGIDFSHWYKPENYCTQP; encoded by the exons ATGCCAAGGAAG ACCACACGAGCAGCTGAACAGACGAACAGAGAATCTACCGGAATGGGAAGAAACCTTGTACTCTCGTCTTCATTCGCACTCAATCTCTCCAGATTTTCTCATAAACCCACGTCAAGATTCTCGCTCCCAGTGAGTATCAGAGCTCTTTCGCTGTCTCAAAGGGTGTTTTGCACAAAGGCTGTTCTCTCAAAGCTTCCCAATCAAAAATCTTTCCGCAAAGTGGGTGCTGAATCAACGGGCTCCGTTCCTTTTGATCAGCTACTTCATGTTGTTCAAACTTCTGCTGAGACTGGTGCCCAG GTCGTAATGGATGCTGTGAATAAGCCTCGAAATATCACCTATAAGGGACTCACTGATCTGGTGACTGA TACAGATAAAATGAGCGAGGCTGCTATTCTGCACGTGGTGCGAAAAAACTTCCAAGATCACTTAATTCTTGGGGAAGAGGGAGGTCTCATTGGGGATTCATCTTCTGATTATCTTTGGTGTATTGATCCCTTAG ATGGGACCACAAATTTCGCTCATGGCTATCCTAGCTTTGCCGTCTCTGTGGGAGTCTTGTTCAAAGGAAAGCCTGCTGCTGCTACAGTG GTCGAGTTTGTTGGTGGACCTAAATGTTGGAATACTCGGACTTTTTCTGCTGCTGCAG GTAAAGGTGCATTCTGCAACGGCGACAAGATTTATGCAAGTCAAACAGATAAG GTCGAACAAGCGCTTCTTGTTACTGGGTTTGGATATGAACACGACGATGCCTGGGCTACCAATATAGAATTATTCAAGGAATTCACTGATATTAGTCGG GGTGTGAGAAGGCTTGGTGCAGCATCAGTAGACATGTGTCATGTAGCTCTGGGGATTGTGGAAGCGTATTGGGAGTATCGGCTTAAACCATGGGATATGGCTGCTGGTGTTCTG ATAGTTGAAGAGGCTGGGGGGACAGTTTCTTGCATGGATGGGTGCAATTTTTCAGTTTTTGATAGATCTGTCTTGGTATCCAATGGTATCCTTCATGCTAAG CTTCTTGAGAGAATTGGTCCAGCAACAGAGAAATTGAAGATCAAAGGCATTGACTTCTCACACTGGTATAAGCCTGAAAATTACTGCACACAACCCTGA
- the LOC140871903 gene encoding lectin-like: protein MGAGSSQDKDEASHPNKETTNSPVTYNADGKATDSATTRVPLPHNWEGILKDADSPIEKSSTNMQQLHDQLYAGIFLNQNRKKYWVDKETNNNCFMLFARDLSITWAEDSRFWNWPLVQESSNVTIAAAELLDVCWLEVHGRFQIANLSPGTTYEVIFIVKLKEPVYGWEVPVNLRLTLLDGSRQEHKENMMEKPRGRWIQIPAGEVKVSAEKVGEMEFSLYEYEGGQWKRGLLIKGVSIQPKA, encoded by the exons ATGGGGGCAGGGTCATCGCAAGACAAAGATGAGGCTTCACACCCAAACAAAGAAACAACAAACTCACCCGTTACATATAACGCTGATGGTAAAGCTACTGACTCTGCTACAACACGAGTTCCATTGCCTCATAACTGGGAAGGTATATTGAAAGATGCCGACTCACCAattgagaaatcatcaacaaaCATGCAGCAGCTGCACGACCAGCTTTACGCAGGCATATTCTTGAATCAAAACAGGAAG AAATACTGGGTTGACAAGGAGACTAATAACAACTGCTTCATGTTGTTTGCTCGAGATCTCTCAATTACATGGGCAGAAGACAGCCGTTTCTGGAACTGGCCCTTGGTCCAAGAGTCCAG TAATGTGACTATTGCGGCTGCCGAACTGCTTGATGTATGCTGGCTAGAGGTACATGGAAGATTTCAGATTGCTAACCTTTCACCGGGAACTACATACGAAGTTATTTTCATTGTGAAGCTAAAGGAACCTGTTTATGGATGGGAAGTTCCTGTAAATCTTAGACTCACTTTACTAGATGGAAGCAGACAAGAACACAAAGAAAATATGATGGAAAAGCCAAGAGGACGATGGATACAAATCCCGGCAGGAGAAGTAAAAGTCTCAGCCGAGAAGGTGGGAGAAATGGAATTTTCTCTATATGAATACGAAGGTGGACAATGGAAGAGAGGGCTATTAATAAAAGGAGTTAGCATCCAGCCAAAGGCATGA
- the LOC140875143 gene encoding protein PHLOEM PROTEIN 2-LIKE A9, with the protein MSSNNPHHIANFQLKYKETPGAGKMVIQPQYLNIVWGRDDRYWNVREGSMPAELYQVCWLEVTGCVDETNPKKDYEVGFEVSLAPDAFGWGASPLYLMIKRGKEGKFAWTKFQVNPDENQKFKIFGKLLRTNQSSSGDDKKLYFGLYEVWSEKWKGGLRIHNAYVQELN; encoded by the exons ATGTCTTCCAACAATCCACACCACATAGCAAATTTTCAACTAAAATACAAAGAG ACTCCTGGTGCCGGGAAGATGGTCATTCAACCCCAATATCTTAATATTGTTTGGGGGAGAGATGACCGATACTGGAACGTGCGCGAAGG GAGCATGCCTGCAGAGTTGTATCAAGTGTGTTGGCTGGAGGTTACGGGTTGCGTGGACGAAACAAATCCGAAAAAGGATTATGAAGTGGGGTTCGAAGTATCCTTAGCGCCAGATGCCTTTGGGTGGGGTGCCTCTCCTCTCTATCTTATGATTAAGAGAGGGAAAGAGGGTAAATTTGCATGGACAAAGTTTCAAGTGAACCCCGACGAGAACCAGAAGTTCAAGATTTTTGGGAAATTGTTGCGCACAAATCAGTCTTCTTCTGGTGATGATAAAAAGCTTTACTTTGGCTTGTATGAAGTATGGAGTGAAAAGTGGAAGGGTGGCCTCAGAATTCACAATGCTTATGTCCAAGAATTGAATTAA